GCGCAGCACGCCGCCGTCCTTGGCGCGCAGGGGCACAACATGCCCCGGCTTGGTGAAGTCCTCGGCGATGGCGTTCGGGTCGGCCAGCAGTCGCATGGTGGTGGCGCGGTCCGACGCCGAGATTCCGGTGCCGACGCCAAGCCTGGCGTCGACGGTGACCGTGTAGGCCGTGCCGTGCTTGTCCTGGTTGACGGCGTACATCGGGAGCAGACCGAGTCGGTCGCAGACCTCGCCGGAGAGCGGGACGCACAGGTAACCGGAGGTGTAGCGGACCATGAAGGCCACCAACTCGGGCGTGGCCTTCTCGGCCGCGAAGATCAGATCGCCTTCGTTCTCTCGGTCCTCATCGTCGATGACGACGACGGCCTTACCCGCAGCGATATCGGCCACCGCCCGTTCGACGGTGTCAAGCCTCGTCATCTGTGCCACCTCGCCGGTCCCGTGAAGGACCACAAAACCCTCTGAAACGAACAAAACGTGCCATCAGTATGAACCACCGAAATGCGGTGGTTACTTCCCGCAGGTCACTGGCAGCACCACCACCCACGACCGGCCCCTCCGACCCCATTACGCGGGTCAATCCGCTGTTGACGTCCTTGCAGGTCGGCGTCGGCGAACAGCGCACGCCGCGCCCGCAGACCTCGTGCGCTGTTGCGCGCCCGCGGGCCGAATCTGTGACCAAGCACACGTGACGACTGCGAAGGCAGGGAAACCGCTACCGCTGGTTGGCGAGCAGGCGTTCGACGTACTTCGCGATGACGTCGACCTCGAGATTCACCGGCGTGCCGACCGGGGCCGTGCCCAGGGTGGTCAGCTCCCGGGTGGTCGGGATCAACGACACCTCGAACCAGTCGCCGTCGGCGTCACCGCCGAGACCGGACACCGTCAGCGAGATGCCGTCGACGGTGATCGACCCCTTCTCCACGACGTAGCGGGACAGGTTCTGCGGCAGCGTGATCCGCACGACCTCCCAGTGCTCGGACGGGGACCGCGAGACGATCGTGCCGGTGCCGTCGACATGTCCCTGCACGATGTGCCCGCCGAGGCGGCTGTTGACCGCTGCGGCCCGTTCGAGGTTCACCCGGGACCCGGCGGACAACCCGGCCAGGCTGGACCGGTCGAGCGTCTCGGCCATCACATCCGCGCTGAACTGACCGCCCGGCATCACCTCGACGACCGTCAGGCACACACCGTTGACCGCGATCGAGTCGCCATGGCCCGCATCGGCTGTGACGACCGGCCCGCGGATGACGAAACGCGCCGCATCGGCAAGGTCTTCCTTGTCGACGACTTCGCCCAATTCTTCGACGATTCCCGTGAACACGCGTCAAGGCTAGACCTGCGCTTGACCTGTGGGGTCGACGCACCCTCTACGATGCAAACCATGCAGCCGAGTCGACTCGTGTCCCGGATCGCCCTGTCCCTCGCCGCCGTCAGCACCGCCGCCGCTCTGGTTGTGGGCTGTTCGTCGTCGTCAAAGCCCACCGAAGACCTGCCCGACGCCGCGGGCCTGCTCGAACAGTCCAGCCAGGCCACCAAGGGCCTGAAGAGCGGGCACCTCGAGATCACGGTCGACGGCACCATCGAGGGCCTGCCGGTCAAGCGCCTCACCGGCGACCTGACCAACGTGCCCGCGACCGCCGTTCAGGGCAGCGCCACCATCACGATGGGCGGCTCCGACATCGACGTCGACCTCGTCGTCATCGACAACACGCTGTACGCGGCGATGACCCCCAACAGCTGGCTCGACATGGGTCCGGCCGCCGACATCTACGACCCGTCGACGATCCTGAACCCCGAGAACGGCCTGGCCAACATGCTGGCCAGCTTCTCCGACGCCAAGTCTGAGGCCACCGAGACGATCAACGGCGTGGAGACCGTGCGGGTGACCGGTTCGGTCAACGCCGACGCCGTCAACAAGCTGATTCCTCAGCTGAAGGCCAGCGGTTCGGTCCCGGGCACCGCCTGGATCGCCAAGGACGGCGACCACAACCTCGTGCAGGCCGAGGTTGAGCCTGCCGGCGGCGGTTCGGTCGTGGTGGCCCTCTCCGAGTGGAATGAGCCCGTCACCGTCACCAAGCCTCAGGTCTGATGCAACCGGAGGCCAGGCGCTGGACCGCGATCAGCGCGGGCGGGCTCGCCGTCCTGCTTGGGGCCGTCGACACCTACGTCGTCGTCACGATCATGGTCGACATCATGAAAGACGTCGGCATCCCGATCAACCAGATCCAGCGCGTGGCCCCGATCATCACGGGCTATCTGCTCGGCTACATCGCGGCGATGCCGCTGTTGGGCCGCGCCTCTGACCGGGTTGGCCGAAAGCTGGTGCTGCAGTTGGGCCTGGCGGGCTTCGCCCTCGGTTCGGTGGTCACCGCGCTCTCCGATGATCTGACGATGCTCGTCATCGGCCGTGTCATCCAGGGCGTCGCCAGTGGTGCGCTGCTGCCGGTGACCCTGGCGCTGGCAGCTGATCTGTGGGCGGCGCGCAACCGTGCCGCGGTGCTCGGCGGAATCGGCGCGGCGCAGGAGCTCGGGAGTGTGCTGGGTCCGCTGTGGGGCGTCGCGATCGTGGCGCTGTTCAACACCTGGCGCGACGTGTTCTGGATCAACATCCCGTTCACGGTCGTGTGCATGGTGTTGATCCACATCAGTGTTCCGTCGCACGACCGCGGAACGGGTCCGCGCGAGCGCGTCGACATCGTCGGCGGCGTGCTGTTGGCCGTCGCGCTGGGCCTGGCCGTGATCGGCCTCTACAACCCCCGCCCGGACGGCAAGCAGATCCTGCCTGAGCACGGCCTGCTGCTGGTGGCGGGCGCGGTCGTGGTGGCCGTCGCCTTCTTCGTCTGGGAGCGGTACTCGCGCACCAAGCTGATCGACCCCGCGGGCGTGAAGATGGTGCCGTTCCTGGCCTCACTCGGCACATCGATGTGCGCGGGCGCCGCGTTGATGGTGACGCTGGTCAACGTCGAGCTGTTCGGCCAGGGTGTGCTGGGCCTGAATCAGGTGGACGCCGCGCTCAAGCTGACGTGGTTCCTGGCCGCACTGCCGGTCGGCGCACTGATCGGCGGCGCGATCGCGACCCGCATCGGCGACCGCATCCTGGTGTTCGTCGGCATGATGCTGTCCGGCCTTGCGTACTGGCTGGTGTCCAACTGGGGTGTCGACGTGCTCAACGAGAAGCACAACCTCGGCTTCATCGAACTGCCCGCGTTCTCCACCGACCTGTTGCTCGCCGGCTTCGGTCTGGGCCTGGTGATCGGACCGCTGACCTCGGCCGCGCTGCGCGTCGTGCCTGCGGTGCAGCACGGCATCGCGTCATCGCTGGTCGTGGTGGCGCGCATGACGGGCATGCTGGTGGGCGTCGCGGCCCTCTCCGCCTGGGGTCTCTACCGGTTCAACCAGATCGTGGCGACCCTGCCCAGCGAGGGCGGCGACACACTCGCGGCCCGGGTGGCCGCCGAGGCCGCCAAGTACAAGCTGGCATTCTCGATGCAGTACGGCGAGATGTTCGGCATCACCGCGATCGTGTGTGTTGTGGGCGCTGTCATCGGTCTGCTGATCGCGGCACGCGACGTCCACGCCGAGCCCGAACCTGAACTCGTGCAGTCCGAGTCACCGGAGCCCGAAACCCAGCAGATCGGCAGGCACCGCGCCGACGGCTAGGCCTGTTCGGCCTGGTCCGGCACGAGGCTCAACAGCAGGTCGGGCTCGACGTGCTCGATCACGTCGTACCGCCATTTCGAGGCCCGGGTGATCGAGGCGACGCCCACGTCGTCGACGACGGAGTTGGGGCCGCCGAGCAGGATCGGCGCGACGTAGGCCAGGATCCGGTCCACCAGGCCGGCCCGCAGGAACGCCGACGCGAGCGCGGCGCCGCCCTCGATGAAGACGTCGGTGCGGTCGGTCAGGGCCCGGATCACCTCGTGCGGATCGTGCGTGCGGATCAGCATGGTGCGCGAATCCTCGTTGAGGACATTGGCGTCCTGCGAGATCTCCCGCATGCCGACGACGACCCGAAGCGGTTGATGCTCGGCC
The DNA window shown above is from Mycolicibacterium confluentis and carries:
- a CDS encoding riboflavin synthase yields the protein MFTGIVEELGEVVDKEDLADAARFVIRGPVVTADAGHGDSIAVNGVCLTVVEVMPGGQFSADVMAETLDRSSLAGLSAGSRVNLERAAAVNSRLGGHIVQGHVDGTGTIVSRSPSEHWEVVRITLPQNLSRYVVEKGSITVDGISLTVSGLGGDADGDWFEVSLIPTTRELTTLGTAPVGTPVNLEVDVIAKYVERLLANQR
- a CDS encoding MFS transporter; this translates as MQPEARRWTAISAGGLAVLLGAVDTYVVVTIMVDIMKDVGIPINQIQRVAPIITGYLLGYIAAMPLLGRASDRVGRKLVLQLGLAGFALGSVVTALSDDLTMLVIGRVIQGVASGALLPVTLALAADLWAARNRAAVLGGIGAAQELGSVLGPLWGVAIVALFNTWRDVFWINIPFTVVCMVLIHISVPSHDRGTGPRERVDIVGGVLLAVALGLAVIGLYNPRPDGKQILPEHGLLLVAGAVVVAVAFFVWERYSRTKLIDPAGVKMVPFLASLGTSMCAGAALMVTLVNVELFGQGVLGLNQVDAALKLTWFLAALPVGALIGGAIATRIGDRILVFVGMMLSGLAYWLVSNWGVDVLNEKHNLGFIELPAFSTDLLLAGFGLGLVIGPLTSAALRVVPAVQHGIASSLVVVARMTGMLVGVAALSAWGLYRFNQIVATLPSEGGDTLAARVAAEAAKYKLAFSMQYGEMFGITAIVCVVGAVIGLLIAARDVHAEPEPELVQSESPEPETQQIGRHRADG
- a CDS encoding LppX_LprAFG lipoprotein — translated: MQTMQPSRLVSRIALSLAAVSTAAALVVGCSSSSKPTEDLPDAAGLLEQSSQATKGLKSGHLEITVDGTIEGLPVKRLTGDLTNVPATAVQGSATITMGGSDIDVDLVVIDNTLYAAMTPNSWLDMGPAADIYDPSTILNPENGLANMLASFSDAKSEATETINGVETVRVTGSVNADAVNKLIPQLKASGSVPGTAWIAKDGDHNLVQAEVEPAGGGSVVVALSEWNEPVTVTKPQV